The following proteins are encoded in a genomic region of Burkholderia gladioli:
- a CDS encoding ABC transporter permease, protein MSSSAAGAQAAGVPIRRGNRAPSAGRVLVRAVVVLFALYLLLPIALLLIGSTGQSWTNTLLPSGLTGHWYADLAADRSFRRAFFTSLTVALACCALNALLGVPLAYALHHRARSGRGWVARLVMLLPIAVPALTLGFGYIAVFGGDTLPWLGTLWLMIAAHAVLTLPYLLQTLLADLRHLDLATLEACAATLGATPARQFLGVVLPNLRHSLFAGLVMVAALSIGEFQISNLIAGFRYRNYPVVLLQAFYGASGFACAATVVLLVLAVAATLTSIATVQRLK, encoded by the coding sequence ATGTCTTCCTCCGCCGCCGGGGCCCAGGCCGCTGGTGTTCCCATTCGTCGTGGCAATCGCGCGCCCTCGGCCGGGCGCGTGCTGGTGCGCGCGGTGGTGGTGCTGTTCGCGCTCTACCTGCTGCTGCCGATCGCGCTGCTGCTGATCGGCTCGACCGGGCAGAGCTGGACCAACACGCTGCTGCCCAGCGGGCTGACCGGCCATTGGTATGCCGACCTGGCGGCCGACCGGAGCTTTCGCCGCGCCTTCTTCACCAGCCTCACGGTGGCGCTGGCCTGCTGCGCGCTGAACGCGCTGCTCGGCGTGCCGCTCGCCTATGCGCTGCACCACCGTGCGCGCAGCGGTCGTGGATGGGTGGCGCGGCTGGTGATGCTGCTGCCGATCGCCGTGCCGGCGCTCACGCTCGGCTTCGGCTATATCGCCGTGTTCGGCGGCGACACGCTGCCCTGGCTCGGCACGCTGTGGCTGATGATCGCCGCGCACGCGGTGCTGACCCTGCCCTACCTGCTGCAGACCCTGCTGGCCGACCTGCGCCACCTCGACCTGGCCACCCTGGAAGCCTGCGCGGCCACGCTCGGCGCCACCCCGGCGCGCCAGTTCCTCGGCGTGGTGCTGCCCAACCTGCGCCACAGCCTGTTCGCCGGGCTGGTGATGGTGGCGGCGCTGTCGATCGGCGAATTCCAGATCTCGAACCTGATCGCGGGCTTCCGCTACCGCAACTACCCGGTGGTGCTGCTGCAGGCCTTCTACGGCGCCTCGGGCTTCGCCTGCGCCGCCACCGTGGTGCTGCTGGTGCTGGCGGTGGCCGCCACGCTGACCTCGATCGCCACCGTGCAACGACTGAAGTAA
- a CDS encoding helix-turn-helix transcriptional regulator, with protein MFSMLYFPVVSALAASDEDAGSGIAARAVDSILDGEFAAAVQQSGRRLDDSAAAATAADLQWHADLQLVLGFDAEAEDAYRRAQRRMRGSKAEIRVATCRNAAWQALFRHRIGTALACFARAAEEADAPPARRIEARIGIACALHELGRTREALDALDEVVPTNARWRELVIALRFDLIAQHELRCANALQDHVYWRSAALASPAAYLPAPRVGFAEALQAAAGVRAPLLAARVAYLRELRNVTSGERDAIANVCAYLERIREQGFADYQRAVRLEIALASFVGDAPHVAQTIVEPLHQGVRGSDTGHRQLEYLYCAAKLRESQGRAQESLQWYSRYALVAMQCLREDSHVRTPALDRQPKAAPDDVSARLPAKYRRAYRYVLDNLDRADLSVREIATQIGVTERALQSAFKSCLGLSPSELIRTRRMERIREALIDHADAGDQRVLETARRWGVQSRSTLVTGYRKQFREAPSETLER; from the coding sequence ATGTTTTCGATGCTCTATTTCCCGGTGGTTTCCGCGCTCGCGGCGTCCGACGAGGATGCCGGCTCCGGCATCGCGGCCCGCGCGGTCGATTCGATCCTCGACGGCGAATTCGCCGCCGCCGTGCAGCAGTCGGGGCGCCGTCTCGACGATTCCGCGGCTGCCGCCACCGCGGCCGACCTGCAGTGGCACGCCGACCTGCAACTGGTGCTGGGCTTCGACGCCGAGGCCGAGGACGCCTACCGCCGCGCCCAGCGACGGATGCGCGGCTCGAAGGCCGAGATTCGCGTCGCCACCTGCCGCAACGCGGCCTGGCAGGCGCTGTTCCGGCATCGCATCGGCACCGCGCTGGCCTGCTTCGCGCGCGCCGCCGAGGAAGCCGACGCGCCGCCGGCGCGCCGCATCGAGGCACGCATCGGCATCGCCTGCGCGCTGCACGAGCTGGGCCGCACCCGCGAGGCGCTCGACGCGCTCGACGAGGTGGTGCCCACCAACGCGCGCTGGCGCGAACTGGTGATCGCGCTGCGCTTCGACCTGATCGCCCAGCACGAGCTGCGCTGCGCCAACGCGCTGCAGGATCATGTCTACTGGCGCTCGGCCGCGCTGGCCAGCCCGGCGGCCTACCTGCCCGCGCCGCGCGTGGGTTTCGCCGAGGCGCTGCAGGCCGCCGCCGGCGTGCGCGCGCCGCTCCTTGCCGCGCGCGTGGCCTACCTGCGCGAGCTGCGCAACGTCACCAGCGGCGAGCGCGACGCGATCGCCAATGTCTGCGCCTACCTGGAGCGCATCCGCGAACAGGGTTTCGCCGACTACCAGCGCGCGGTGCGCCTGGAGATCGCGCTGGCCAGCTTCGTCGGCGACGCGCCGCATGTGGCCCAGACCATCGTCGAGCCGTTGCACCAGGGCGTGCGCGGCTCCGATACCGGCCATCGCCAGCTCGAGTATCTCTACTGCGCAGCCAAGCTGCGCGAAAGCCAGGGCCGCGCCCAGGAATCGCTGCAGTGGTACAGCCGCTACGCGCTGGTGGCGATGCAGTGCCTGCGCGAGGATTCGCACGTGCGCACGCCGGCGCTGGACCGCCAGCCCAAGGCCGCGCCCGACGACGTCAGCGCACGCCTGCCGGCCAAGTACCGCCGCGCCTATCGCTACGTGCTCGACAACCTCGACCGCGCCGATCTCTCGGTGCGCGAGATCGCCACCCAGATCGGCGTGACCGAGCGCGCGCTGCAGAGCGCCTTCAAGAGCTGCCTGGGCCTCTCGCCCAGCGAGCTGATCCGCACCCGGCGCATGGAGCGGATCCGCGAGGCGCTGATCGACCATGCCGACGCGGGCGACCAGCGCGTGCTGGAGACCGCGCGCCGCTGGGGCGTGCAGAGCCGCTCCACGCTGGTGACCGGCTATCGCAAGCAGTTCCGCGAAGCGCCGTCCGAGACGCTCGAGCGCTGA
- a CDS encoding phage tail tip lysozyme translates to MPPSIPGESFMSLSINSLSTPSIDPMSLCTGGSNGSNSSSLIQILQQIAQMIQEITQALKMAASSDGEDGLGGGGGGGGGGGMPQSFAAAPAGGGGGGAPAAGAPAAGVGDAGAGTPVAGSTDVPSGSGSVASQMAAVLKQGGFNDTAIAGILGNTQQESNFEADVNQGGLGGGPSANNADDNQHGFGLEQWGGDRKVALEQFAEQQGKSASDPTVQAQFILKEVAERPGLMQQMNNAGSAGNAATIWCQQYEQATDPEMQNRVNYANAFAQKLAQGTV, encoded by the coding sequence TTGCCGCCGTCCATTCCAGGGGAGTCGTTCATGTCGCTGTCCATCAATTCCTTATCGACGCCGTCGATCGATCCGATGTCGCTCTGCACGGGCGGCAGCAACGGGTCGAACAGCTCGTCGCTGATCCAGATCCTCCAGCAGATCGCGCAAATGATCCAGGAGATCACCCAGGCCCTGAAGATGGCGGCCTCGTCCGATGGCGAGGATGGCCTCGGCGGCGGCGGAGGTGGTGGCGGCGGTGGCGGCATGCCCCAGTCGTTCGCGGCGGCGCCGGCCGGCGGCGGAGGCGGTGGTGCGCCGGCGGCAGGCGCGCCGGCTGCCGGTGTAGGCGACGCAGGTGCCGGCACGCCGGTCGCGGGCAGCACGGATGTGCCGAGCGGTAGTGGCAGCGTGGCGAGCCAGATGGCGGCCGTGCTCAAGCAGGGCGGTTTCAACGACACCGCGATCGCCGGGATTCTCGGCAACACGCAGCAGGAAAGCAATTTCGAGGCGGACGTCAACCAGGGTGGCCTGGGTGGTGGCCCCTCGGCGAACAATGCCGATGACAACCAGCACGGCTTCGGTCTGGAGCAGTGGGGCGGTGACCGCAAGGTGGCGCTTGAACAGTTCGCGGAACAGCAGGGCAAGTCAGCGTCGGATCCGACGGTGCAGGCGCAGTTCATCCTGAAGGAAGTCGCCGAGCGGCCGGGCCTGATGCAGCAGATGAACAATGCCGGATCGGCCGGCAACGCGGCCACCATCTGGTGCCAACAATACGAACAGGCGACCGATCCGGAAATGCAGAATCGCGTCAACTACGCGAACGCCTTCGCGCAGAAGCTCGCGCAGGGAACCGTGTAA
- a CDS encoding DUF3455 domain-containing protein, producing the protein MHVFPFVDRRGAHRASRAGIQPASHAGRASLMLGLTLVLLAGCATRPPGPPDATVPDSLRGAHAEAWQETLMAVGDQVYRCRRVPAQAADTPGASAGDTLRWLPYGPEATLVDARGRSVGAVTPGRYFLAHDGSFAVGKTEAATIVDASALPWVRYTIAASTRARGGRDGRMTRVSTVIRINTRGGLPASDSCRLEGTQLYVPYFATYLVYRPAAAAR; encoded by the coding sequence ATGCACGTGTTTCCGTTCGTCGATCGTCGTGGTGCGCATCGCGCATCGCGCGCCGGCATCCAGCCCGCCTCGCACGCGGGCCGGGCCTCGCTGATGCTGGGCCTGACGCTCGTGCTGCTGGCCGGCTGCGCGACACGCCCGCCCGGCCCGCCCGACGCGACCGTGCCAGACTCGCTGCGCGGCGCGCATGCCGAGGCCTGGCAGGAAACGCTGATGGCGGTGGGCGACCAGGTCTACCGCTGCCGTCGCGTGCCGGCGCAGGCAGCCGACACACCCGGCGCGAGCGCGGGCGACACCTTGCGCTGGCTGCCCTACGGTCCCGAAGCCACCCTCGTCGATGCGCGGGGCCGCAGCGTCGGCGCGGTCACGCCGGGCCGCTACTTCCTCGCCCACGACGGCAGCTTCGCGGTCGGCAAGACCGAGGCGGCCACCATCGTCGACGCCAGCGCCCTACCCTGGGTGCGCTACACGATCGCCGCGAGCACGCGCGCGCGCGGCGGCCGCGACGGTCGCATGACGCGCGTCAGCACGGTGATCCGGATCAACACGCGCGGCGGCCTCCCCGCCAGCGACAGTTGCCGCCTGGAAGGCACCCAGCTCTACGTCCCCTACTTCGCCACCTATCTCGTCTACCGCCCGGCAGCCGCGGCGCGCTAA
- a CDS encoding GNAT family N-acetyltransferase, with amino-acid sequence MRRLVLDQHDEVMHFVASRTGEHRYDDARSIGLAKNGELVAGVVFQGHNGPNLLMHFALGEGVSQHVITPAFVAAAFLYPFAMLGCRRVTGLVRVDNLEAQRLDENLGFVREGVMRGAAGDGTDFILYGMLRAECRFIHGRYLKAFLKETESIPDEVAGVEAERAAA; translated from the coding sequence ATGCGCCGTCTGGTACTGGACCAGCACGACGAGGTCATGCACTTCGTCGCCTCGCGCACGGGCGAGCATCGCTACGACGATGCGCGCTCGATCGGGCTCGCGAAGAACGGCGAGCTGGTGGCGGGCGTGGTGTTCCAGGGGCATAACGGCCCCAACCTGCTGATGCACTTCGCGCTCGGCGAGGGCGTGTCGCAGCACGTGATCACGCCGGCCTTCGTGGCCGCCGCGTTTCTCTATCCATTCGCGATGCTGGGCTGCCGGCGCGTGACGGGGCTGGTGCGCGTCGACAACCTCGAGGCGCAGCGGCTCGACGAGAACCTCGGCTTCGTGCGCGAGGGCGTGATGCGCGGCGCGGCCGGCGACGGCACCGACTTCATCCTCTACGGGATGCTGCGCGCCGAGTGCCGCTTCATCCACGGACGCTACCTGAAGGCCTTCCTGAAGGAGACCGAATCGATTCCGGACGAGGTCGCGGGCGTGGAAGCGGAACGCGCCGCGGCCTGA
- a CDS encoding LysR substrate-binding domain-containing protein: MKHLYPNIAELHAFASSAKHLNFSYAARELGLTPSAVSRQIANLETLFGVKLFVREGRNLSLTRAGQVYHARVTGPLREIGNASLELLSVREDSDLLTIASVPTFTTKWLVPRLPSFLAAAPNVTLSFRRHLAHGDPFPFGLDAAIRYGDGRWEGVRCDYLAGRTFVPVCSPEFAARHALRTPADLAAAPRLVHEQAENVWFEWAERHRVTSMNAFSGPRFEQYAVLIQAAQAGLGLALVPAFLIRAPLEAGSLVQPVAAPIEVDNQGHYLCYTAERFETSAALRRLREWMLGEFAAQAAASARAA, translated from the coding sequence ATGAAGCACCTGTATCCGAACATCGCCGAACTGCATGCGTTCGCGAGCTCGGCCAAACATCTGAACTTTTCCTACGCGGCGCGCGAGCTGGGCCTGACGCCGAGCGCGGTGAGCCGGCAGATCGCCAACCTGGAGACGCTGTTCGGCGTGAAGCTGTTCGTGCGGGAGGGGCGCAACCTGTCGCTGACGCGCGCCGGGCAGGTCTATCACGCGCGCGTCACAGGCCCGCTGCGCGAAATCGGCAATGCCTCGCTGGAGCTGCTGAGCGTGCGCGAGGACAGCGACCTGCTGACCATCGCCAGCGTGCCGACCTTCACCACCAAGTGGCTGGTGCCGCGCCTGCCGTCGTTCCTGGCCGCCGCGCCGAACGTGACGCTGAGCTTCCGGCGCCACCTGGCGCACGGCGATCCGTTCCCGTTCGGGCTGGACGCGGCGATCCGCTATGGCGACGGCCGCTGGGAAGGGGTGCGCTGCGATTACCTGGCGGGGCGCACCTTCGTGCCGGTCTGCTCGCCCGAATTCGCGGCCAGGCATGCCCTGCGCACGCCGGCCGACCTGGCGGCCGCGCCGCGGCTGGTGCACGAGCAGGCCGAGAACGTCTGGTTCGAATGGGCGGAGCGCCATCGCGTCACCAGCATGAACGCCTTCTCGGGGCCGCGCTTCGAGCAGTACGCGGTGCTGATCCAGGCGGCGCAGGCGGGGCTGGGCCTGGCGCTGGTGCCGGCCTTCCTGATCCGCGCGCCGCTCGAGGCGGGCAGCCTGGTGCAGCCGGTGGCCGCCCCGATCGAGGTGGACAACCAGGGGCACTATCTCTGCTACACGGCCGAGCGCTTCGAGACCAGCGCGGCCTTGCGCCGGCTGCGCGAGTGGATGCTGGGGGAATTCGCCGCGCAGGCGGCGGCAAGCGCCCGGGCCGCTTGA
- the sctC gene encoding type III secretion system outer membrane ring subunit SctC, whose amino-acid sequence MRAKKLVAAACVAAALSGCLSDAAFAAPVRWRSAIVHVQLDGKDLKDVLRDFAASQGIAASIAQNVTGTVTGRFDLSPQRFLDTLASTFGFVWFYDGNVLSISSSNDVTRQVLQLDHSEIGQLRSTLKQIGLDDPRFPLTYDSASGTVLASGPAQYVQMIADIAQRLDASTGHRNGSVIRIYKLKNAWATDHEVQVDGNKVAVPGVATILGNMYSVKSGSTGGQPSSTPNMQRVQSLNDVSGSSNGMGGGGGVQPPPLPPSMMGSQSVGQAGQAFGGAYDNGGGGGGYTRRRGGGGGGSGNDVAVTDGSDGLPVIQPDPITNSVLIRDTPDRVGQYGELIRQLDVRPQIVEIQAHIIEIDDDTLQQIGVDWRAHNSHVDFQTGNAQQAQNSFDGGQLNPLFGTVQQAGPGNTIVNATPGGAALSAVVGGAGRYLMARVSALQSTNKTKIDASPLVATLDNVEATMDNTTRFFVKVAGYTSADLYSVSTGVSLRVLPLIVRDQDKTRIKLNVHIEDGQLTQQKVDDIPVITTSQINTQAFVGLGESLLIAGFTTDTQTNGVTGVPFLSRIPLLGALFRYHSDDHSHGERVFLLTPRIIDAGV is encoded by the coding sequence ATGAGAGCGAAGAAGCTTGTTGCCGCCGCGTGCGTCGCGGCGGCGCTGTCGGGCTGCCTGTCCGATGCCGCGTTCGCGGCCCCCGTGCGCTGGCGCAGCGCCATCGTGCACGTGCAGCTCGACGGCAAGGACCTGAAGGACGTGCTGCGCGATTTCGCGGCCAGCCAGGGGATCGCCGCCTCGATCGCGCAGAACGTGACGGGCACCGTCACCGGCCGGTTCGACCTGTCGCCGCAGCGTTTCCTCGATACGCTGGCCTCCACCTTCGGCTTCGTCTGGTTCTACGACGGCAACGTGCTGTCGATCAGCAGCTCGAACGACGTGACGCGCCAGGTGCTGCAGCTCGACCATAGCGAGATCGGCCAGCTGCGCTCCACGCTCAAGCAGATCGGCCTGGACGATCCGCGCTTCCCGCTCACCTACGATTCGGCCTCGGGCACCGTGCTGGCCAGCGGCCCCGCGCAATACGTGCAGATGATCGCCGACATCGCGCAGCGGCTCGACGCCAGCACCGGGCATCGCAACGGCTCGGTGATCCGCATCTACAAGCTGAAGAACGCCTGGGCCACCGACCACGAAGTGCAGGTCGACGGCAACAAGGTCGCCGTGCCGGGCGTGGCCACCATCCTCGGCAACATGTACAGCGTGAAGTCGGGCTCGACGGGCGGCCAGCCCAGCTCGACGCCGAACATGCAGCGCGTGCAGTCGCTCAACGACGTGTCGGGCTCGTCCAACGGCATGGGCGGGGGCGGCGGCGTGCAGCCCCCGCCGCTGCCGCCCTCGATGATGGGCTCGCAATCGGTCGGGCAGGCCGGGCAGGCGTTCGGCGGCGCCTACGACAACGGCGGCGGTGGCGGCGGTTATACGCGCCGGCGCGGTGGTGGCGGAGGCGGCTCCGGCAACGACGTGGCCGTGACCGACGGCAGCGACGGCCTGCCGGTGATCCAGCCCGACCCGATCACCAACTCGGTGCTGATCCGCGACACGCCCGATCGTGTCGGCCAGTATGGCGAGCTGATCCGTCAGCTCGACGTGCGCCCGCAGATCGTCGAGATCCAGGCGCACATCATCGAGATCGACGACGACACGCTGCAGCAGATCGGCGTCGACTGGCGCGCCCACAACAGCCATGTGGACTTCCAGACCGGCAATGCGCAGCAGGCGCAGAACAGCTTCGACGGCGGCCAACTGAATCCGCTGTTCGGCACCGTGCAGCAGGCCGGGCCGGGCAACACCATCGTCAACGCGACGCCCGGCGGCGCGGCGCTGTCGGCCGTGGTGGGCGGCGCGGGGCGCTACCTGATGGCCCGCGTGAGCGCGCTGCAGTCGACCAACAAGACCAAGATCGACGCCTCGCCGCTGGTGGCCACGCTCGACAACGTCGAGGCGACCATGGACAACACCACGCGCTTCTTCGTGAAGGTGGCGGGCTACACCTCGGCCGATCTCTACAGCGTCTCGACCGGCGTGTCGCTGCGGGTGCTGCCGCTGATCGTGCGCGACCAGGACAAGACGCGCATCAAGCTGAACGTGCATATCGAGGACGGCCAGCTGACCCAGCAGAAGGTGGACGACATTCCGGTGATCACCACCAGCCAGATCAACACGCAGGCCTTCGTCGGGCTCGGCGAAAGTCTGTTGATCGCCGGCTTCACCACCGACACGCAGACCAACGGCGTGACCGGCGTGCCCTTCCTGTCGCGCATCCCGCTGCTGGGCGCGCTGTTCCGGTATCACAGCGACGACCACTCGCACGGCGAGCGCGTGTTCCTGCTGACGCCGCGCATCATCGACGCGGGCGTCTGA
- a CDS encoding type III effector HrpK domain-containing protein, translating into MVRNLASAAQQQGSGDDGGDAAPSGQLPQMNAPSPMQDPSMSGAGTLGGATGAAGASGAATDDGKYAALDQYSQSNDQSDLAKWSDLASPEQGVSLERPLAAMQILSGKAGPDGQPPTEAQKAAAMQFVNDNPSLKTALQNTGALKSDGTIDTKKMQGFMGQVSTNLDQADSDIKDYMKKHPDADADSVNVERSAGLMKAYNAIAGESEGHKSNGKNGNNYTHGGKSGGGLTTQQQVEDLQKNSGFSSALKSAAQAFGSDGGFDDLDRSGDDKATHKRDQIYSTKNLDHFLSDDAPTTQAGSQQFLQDASLQNITGNTDISSLNGDIIQNPQNYTPQQKAAVMVKLMETLVDVQAGGSDKLRNVDKTVAALQQDIQKLASDPATAAYLQQTVPPEMQKMSGEFQGGGGVSQAGSGAGDAGGDGAGAVGGGNGDQQAGNTIDDVHRGLSDAKTVTQTLGDLAKGEGFMGIGGDSAAAEAAGAAATGGAEGAAAGAEAAEGAAAGAEAGAAAGEGVLGAVGGAMAAAAPVMAVGAAVVGVAGIIFAIVEAVKKHNNQKAFASNVNPTLQQFGIPLPS; encoded by the coding sequence ATGGTGCGCAACCTGGCGAGCGCGGCGCAGCAGCAGGGCAGTGGTGACGACGGCGGCGACGCCGCGCCGTCCGGGCAGTTGCCGCAGATGAACGCGCCCTCGCCGATGCAGGACCCCTCGATGAGCGGCGCGGGCACGCTCGGCGGCGCCACGGGTGCGGCCGGTGCCTCGGGCGCGGCCACCGACGACGGCAAGTACGCCGCGCTCGACCAGTACAGCCAGAGCAACGACCAGTCCGACCTCGCGAAGTGGTCGGACCTGGCCTCGCCGGAGCAGGGCGTGTCGCTCGAGCGTCCGCTGGCGGCCATGCAGATCCTCAGCGGCAAGGCGGGCCCCGACGGCCAGCCGCCGACCGAGGCGCAGAAGGCCGCCGCGATGCAGTTCGTCAACGACAATCCCTCGCTGAAGACGGCGCTGCAGAACACCGGCGCGCTGAAGTCGGACGGCACGATCGACACCAAGAAGATGCAGGGCTTCATGGGCCAGGTCAGCACCAACCTCGACCAGGCCGATTCGGATATCAAGGACTACATGAAGAAGCATCCCGACGCGGATGCCGATTCGGTCAACGTGGAGCGCTCGGCCGGGCTGATGAAGGCCTACAACGCGATCGCCGGCGAATCCGAGGGCCACAAGTCCAACGGCAAGAACGGCAACAACTACACGCACGGCGGCAAGTCGGGCGGCGGCCTGACCACCCAGCAGCAGGTCGAGGACCTGCAGAAGAACTCGGGCTTCAGCTCGGCGCTGAAGTCGGCCGCGCAGGCCTTCGGCTCGGACGGCGGCTTCGACGACTTGGACCGCAGCGGCGACGACAAGGCCACCCATAAGCGCGACCAGATCTATTCGACCAAGAACCTCGACCACTTCCTCAGCGACGACGCGCCGACCACCCAGGCCGGCTCGCAGCAGTTCCTGCAGGACGCGAGCCTGCAGAACATCACCGGCAACACCGATATCAGCTCGCTGAACGGCGACATCATCCAGAACCCGCAGAACTACACGCCGCAGCAGAAGGCGGCGGTGATGGTGAAGCTGATGGAGACCCTGGTGGACGTGCAGGCCGGCGGCTCGGACAAGCTGCGCAACGTCGACAAGACGGTGGCGGCGCTGCAGCAGGACATCCAGAAGCTGGCCAGCGACCCGGCCACGGCGGCCTACCTGCAGCAGACGGTGCCGCCCGAGATGCAGAAGATGTCGGGCGAGTTCCAGGGCGGCGGCGGCGTGAGCCAGGCCGGCAGCGGCGCGGGCGATGCCGGCGGCGACGGCGCGGGCGCGGTGGGCGGCGGCAATGGCGACCAGCAGGCCGGCAACACCATCGACGACGTGCATCGCGGCCTGAGCGACGCCAAGACGGTCACCCAGACGCTGGGCGACCTTGCCAAGGGCGAGGGCTTCATGGGCATCGGCGGCGATAGCGCGGCGGCCGAGGCGGCCGGCGCGGCCGCCACCGGCGGCGCCGAAGGCGCGGCAGCCGGCGCGGAAGCGGCCGAAGGCGCGGCGGCGGGTGCCGAAGCGGGTGCCGCGGCCGGCGAAGGCGTGCTCGGCGCGGTGGGCGGCGCGATGGCGGCAGCCGCGCCGGTGATGGCGGTGGGCGCGGCCGTGGTGGGCGTGGCCGGCATCATCTTCGCGATCGTCGAGGCGGTGAAGAAGCACAACAACCAGAAGGCCTTCGCCTCCAACGTCAACCCGACGCTGCAGCAGTTCGGCATCCCGCTGCCGTCCTGA
- a CDS encoding response regulator transcription factor codes for MFERLRQHFLDASVECIQFDDDVALARGLYRDDYRVILVDAATGIDGTRTVFARRAFYGGRRAPLLVVGTFTDRDSLERAFDAGADDVVLAPFDRNELAARAFRAMRRVEAEPAPRDEQRVTLGAYTLDQQASTVQIAGRTVRVTTREFAIAWLLFSRAGEYVTRRQLAGAIWGSTEDIVGRRLEQHIYKLRRKLELTGESGVALRTMYAHGYRIEQTDGSALEASAQDEMQHDKLSALLEAAPGAALRAMAELAPACAPQSRPNAAPLPADRANVVAPGGGATVHARHSLTASLAQPWASYANPWHIGATMIAKSVRDDGATSDQIRMPTLPGSRGEG; via the coding sequence ATGTTCGAACGACTGCGCCAGCATTTTCTCGATGCCTCGGTCGAATGCATTCAATTCGACGACGACGTCGCCCTGGCGCGTGGCCTTTATCGCGATGATTACCGCGTGATCCTGGTCGATGCCGCCACCGGCATCGACGGCACGCGCACCGTGTTCGCGCGACGCGCCTTCTATGGCGGCCGCCGGGCGCCCCTGCTGGTGGTCGGCACGTTTACCGATCGCGACAGCCTGGAGCGCGCCTTCGACGCCGGCGCCGACGACGTGGTGCTCGCGCCGTTCGATCGCAACGAACTCGCGGCGCGCGCGTTTCGCGCCATGCGCCGCGTGGAGGCCGAGCCGGCCCCGCGCGACGAGCAGCGCGTCACGCTAGGCGCGTACACGCTGGACCAGCAGGCCAGCACCGTGCAGATCGCGGGGCGCACCGTGCGCGTCACCACGCGCGAATTCGCGATCGCCTGGCTGCTGTTCTCGCGAGCCGGCGAATACGTCACGCGCCGCCAGTTGGCCGGCGCGATCTGGGGCAGCACGGAAGACATCGTCGGCCGGCGGCTCGAGCAGCATATCTACAAGCTGCGCCGCAAGCTGGAGCTGACCGGCGAATCGGGCGTGGCGCTGCGCACCATGTACGCGCACGGCTACCGGATCGAGCAGACCGACGGCAGCGCGCTGGAGGCGAGTGCCCAGGACGAGATGCAGCACGACAAGCTGTCGGCGCTGCTCGAAGCCGCGCCGGGTGCCGCGCTGCGCGCCATGGCGGAGCTCGCGCCGGCCTGCGCGCCGCAATCACGCCCGAACGCGGCCCCCTTGCCAGCCGACCGCGCAAACGTTGTCGCGCCAGGTGGCGGCGCCACCGTGCATGCCCGGCACAGCCTCACGGCCTCGCTGGCGCAGCCCTGGGCCTCGTATGCCAACCCCTGGCACATCGGCGCGACCATGATCGCGAAGTCGGTGCGCGACGACGGCGCCACCTCGGACCAGATCCGCATGCCGACGCTGCCGGGTTCGCGCGGCGAAGGCTGA